The following is a genomic window from Amaranthus tricolor cultivar Red isolate AtriRed21 chromosome 10, ASM2621246v1, whole genome shotgun sequence.
TAGGACTTGCAACTATTTAAACACCTCTCTAGCAAAATGCATCATATGCTCTAGAGTCTAAATTGATTCAAGAACTTGATTATCTTTTTTGCTTTAGCTATATCTTAGATTTTGATACCTCATGAAGTACAAATTATAGTAGTACAATTTATTATTCTcctatttcatatttttatagaatagcttgaattttgaaaaaaaaaagtgcaaTTCCTTTCAAAAGAATCATTAAGtacttttaaaaaacaaaagctAGAGGCTTGGAGTCTCcaaccaaaaaaattataaataagtaaatttcATTACCTACAAGAACACTAATATGAGaaatatttttcaatgaacaacaAAGTAGGAATTTTTATCTAGTATCTTGTCTAACTCTACTTTAGCAAATCACTGCCTTTATAAAAATGTCGCCACTTAAGAGTCAAAAATCCATAGTCCATACATTTCaataatttcacataaataattaaaaataaagcaGTCAAAATTTAGAATGCAATTTGACTCAAAGCATCGAGCTAAACaattaccaaataaacaaaactgATAATTATAACTAAGTAAACTAACAGAGATTGATGAAACTTCATAAACTGTTGTCATCAGCCTAAAATTTCAACTCAAAGCAACTTATTAAACTAGTCAACAAAGCTTCACCGGATTAACAACCGATAGGCGTAATACATCAAGCGAATACAAACTAGAAAAAAACAGAAATtccgagaaaaaaaaaatcttcacttaaaaaatgataatattataaaacaaaaattgatcGAGCTTCACATACTGTAATCACTTAAGAATTTCATATTTCAACTCACAATTCCACAAGACTTCATCCGATTATCACATCCAAAAACATATATAGACACAACAGCTAAAATAGTGCAGAAACTCCAAGAAAATAAGtagcaaataataataataaacctgTTGGTCAAAGTTACTAGAAGATGTAGATTCTGTATTGGAAACAGAATCACTGCGATTAACACGATCAACATCAACCACCGCTTTAACAGTCGAAAAAATAGCAGAAAAGGCCGGTAAGTTTCTAGAACCTCCAACGATTCTCCGACGACGAGAACGCTTCTTAGAAAGACCGACAAAATCAGCGAAAACAAGACGTTCATTGACTGAAAAAACCGAAGGCGAAGAGTATAAAAGCTTCGGCGCCGATTGAAGCGCCATTGATGAACAATCAATCAGTATTCAAAACCTCAAAGACTGAACTCTGGAGGAGAAGATAGGGAGAGAAAGAGTGTgtggaagagagagaaaatggaaATGAATAGGATGAGGAAATGCTGAGGACCACCCGAAGAGTGGAATGGTAAAGTGGTAagattttctctctcctctgtAGGATTAGAGAGTTGTTATCAGTTGGTTTTGGCCTCTCGTATTGGTTTTATATGAAGGGAACGATACAGACGAAGAAATAGGAGGCGTCGTGTTGTGGGGAATGGGGAAAGGGAAgcgttgtttttttttttctttgcctCTCATGGGAAAAGAAAGAAGTGTGGATGTATGGATGTTTTATCTGATCTTGTTATTTTAAATCTTTGGCCCTAATTTATTTGGAACTTTTGCTCAAATAATGCTTTAATTATGTCAGGATGTATAGTAAATGATGATATTTGGTAGTTGATAGTTGATTATAGTGACTGATTTAATcagttaattttgttaattgttttAACCAGCTGATTTTAAATTCGCTGCTATAAACACTTGGTTCAAAAGCAGTTTATTCATAACagtaagttgtttcaaccaatTAATATACCGAACATTAGCATTGGATGACCATTCAACTCtctatttgtatcaaaataagctactCATAAGCTAATTTGtcaaattagagatattaatgatAGAAATAAGCTAATTTGTCAAATATGTCCACTACCTTCTATTCAGCATAAGTATCTCATTTGActtgacactattcatcaatcattcttaagttgtattttattttttaatctctAAACTATAACATTCTATGCTAGATTTTGATTGATTCTTCTCAataaaaagattattaatatcaatttttttataattttattattcacaattagagatattaatgatAGAAATAGTAAATTTGCAAATGTGATCAGTTAATTAGAACACttaatatgaataaaaaaaagtataaattttCAATGTAATGTgtaaatgaataaaatttctAAGAACTTCAATTTATTGGTCTACCATCTTCATAACTATTAACTAACAATGTGTGTTCATATGACCTATAATTCAAATCATGCATAAAAACAtccaaaatttacaaaatagtaactaaaaataaacaaagtagTAAAGAATGATAAACAATTCAAAAGTTAATAAGATAGTCATAGAAATTATCATAAAATTTTCCAACTATataaattatgtattttttttaagtgtgtGGTGCTCATGCATGACACAATTTTTAAGCTATTAGCTTTCTAAATAAAAAACTTATTGTAGTGAATAGTAATATTGTTCAaaaaatttatgtatatatctggtgattaacttaatttcaaataaaaaaaatattattattcaaaataaaaatatgacacTTACTCGCAAGCGGGATGATtattactcccttctattcagcttatgtgtcccattttcttttatggtcaagttaCCTTAATtgttctatttctatttttggtatgggtttttgacttttatgcccttagtaactttattctattttcaattatacttttcgttacccatactaattttccttctttatattaaaaaactcataatatcactctctttcctacccttaagatcccacttttaactctccttaaaatctgtaaaaagtcaaatagaaCTCTTAagataaataggagggagtataattttattaGTTGCAACTCGCAAGTTGCAAGAGGACTTTTCAAAGTATCTAAAGGTCAAGAGTAAAGACATTGTGGGTCCTAGTAGCCATCTTATTCCCTCTTAGAAGTGTTATTTTTTTCTTCGAATTAAAATTGTGAGCATGTCTTGAATGCTCACCTTTAAATTTTAATGGCATATCGACACTTATCCGTTATAACAGCCACATGCTATAGAATCTTACCAAATTGACCCAAAGAAAAACACCTCATTTCGAGCAATAGGAACTAATTCCTAAAatcatccaaaaaaaaaatattccccACCCTTTATCCTATTCTCTACAAAATTACTTTCCGATTATTTAGAATTTGTCTCATCTgatcaaaaaatattattaaatataaaaatggaataaatTTAAAGGCACGAAATAGTAGTTTAGtagttgttatttttaattCCGATCGACTTTTCATAGTCTTGTCACTTGTAGTGGCTCTTTTAAGTTGGAATTTATTGCTACTATACATTGTGTTTCAAGTTCAAACACATACATGATACATCTATTGTCTAGCATGAGTAGAGTACCTTATACTAAGTTACGGTACAACTGTCTAGTATCTTTAGAAATAATGGTCTAAGTATACTTTTTATTGTCCATGTAGTATGCTTGAAACACACAAGTAAAGGTAAAACGAATTGACGCATGTATTACATTTTTCGTGTAAATCAATTCAATTTTCACTAAccttattttaaattctcactTCCTTAACTTACCCAGTATTATAAAAGAGTTGGATCATATATATGAACAAATATGGGTAACCACAGGTTGTATCATGTGTTATTCATCAAAAGCCAAGCCTTTGACATGTCACGACATGATAAAGGAGGGTCACCCATGCCAAGTCATGTCATGTCGCGTGCCTGTCcatcttttcctttttttctatCAATTTTTTAGTGTCTATTGGAAACTATCAAGTCTAAGGGGCCATACATTTAAGAATGAGTAAAGCTAATTAATAGTGCTGCTAGCACTAGTCGTATTGTGTTGTGCTCATGCCGCCTACATCATGGCTAAAACCTTGCTCAACTTTACCcgaaattttgtaaaaaataaactttctaaaaaaaattctcaaagtGAGCATGGTAAAATTTtgtttcccaaaataagcgtctttcaGTCAAAGCCTAAAGAATGGCattgttcgctattactaaaAATAAGCAATTACTAAAACCGAGTTAAAAAATCATTCAACAATCGTTCGTTGGTATTAACAGAGGACGATTAATGGGCTGACTTTTTAACTTGATTGACTGCCCTTATCTTAAACGTTAATGGCCCACCGGCCACCATTAATAACGAGCGATTACTAAAACTAAGTCAAGTGAGAGCTATCTATCCTCTTAAGCTACACACCAATGATTGTTGATCCAAGTTAGATACTTGTTCAATACGAGAATGAATATAGATTTAGGGCTTCAAGTGAGAGCTATCTATCCTCTTAGAGCTACACACCAATGATTTTAATACTCCtttcgaaccaatttagttgtcccatttgtttgggcacggttattaaaaatggtgtggggtccattaaaaaggataagtagtgaagggtagttgggtaagtaaggtatgtggaggtatattcgtaattacgtgtgtgaactagagatatttaggtaaaaaaagattgacaaaaatagaaatgtgacaactaaaatgactttgccaaataagaaaatgggacaactaaattggttcggagggagtataaactAAAACCAAACGAAATGAAATTTGATTTGCTTAAATTACAAACATAATATTAGATATTTCGATGTGCCATATAACGAACAAAGGAAGTAGAAACAAGGGGTAGGAACAACTACATACTTTTCACAAAACAGGTCGAATAACCGCAGGACAAAACATTTGCCGAAACAGGTTTCCTACCATCTTCTATAGTATACAAAAGGCAAATTTACACAATGCCCGAAAAAGGGGAACTCAAGCCTCACACTCCTAACTCGCCCCACGCGTTTGTATGCTCTATAAGCACGCTGTACAATGTCTGATTTTACTCAGTTTCATAGCAGCGATACCCAAACATGGACAATCAGCTGGTAACGCTCCGAGTGCTGCGCCTGATGAAAAAAATACCACTGGGACAACTAGCACACAAAATGGCCCCAAGTATCACATGTTTCAAATAGGCGCGTCTCATTTTAGCATAGTCAACGAATATTTGGCTGGGTACCTGAATCCTGTCGAGGGTTCTGTGGAACCATAAATCAATCCGAGAGAAGAAACAGATGGGTCCTTATTTGGCAGCATACCAGTTTTGAGCGCATTTAGCATCTACGGAAAGCTCGACAGTAAGAATGTTTTTTCCGTTAAAGGGTTTCGACATGCATTCAACTACTATTGCCTTTGCTGTTTCTGCTGATTCTGAAGGTCCTTCCAATATCACTTCATCATGAACCTgctttaagaataataatgatCGTTATATTCCACTAAAATAGAGTAGTTCATTACATGAGTCACACTCATTgtgtaaaaacaaggctgcATCGCATCAGCAGTGTTATaaagattttcaaaataaacgacCTGATATTTCCCGTGTTGTAAAAGATGTAAAAAGACCCGCATTTTAGGCTGTATCaaggatatcttatggtttcaaGTGATATTTAGGAATTAAAATAACCGAATTACTCCCGTTATTGCATCACTGTTCCGTTACCGTAATCGCAaccgttaccgcatttttacattATAAACACACTCGAGAATGAATGAGAATTTGGTAAAATTTACAATCGCATCCAACATATATTGAACTAAGAAGCAATTTCTCAGCACAAATCTTGGAGAAAATAGACATTAAActgaatcaaatttacatttttaagtCAAAACTGATACCCTACCCATGTCATTGATGGAATTTTTGTACTAACATTTCATGTAAAATACCTAGGGTGATGATCCGTTGTTatgattcttttttctttttccggcACATAGTGACCATCTAAAAAGAGTAGATTTCTTCCCAAGGCAAAGAAATGAAAGAAGAGACATGATAGTCAATTCAGAACTTCAATTAAATGGCTCCCATTTAGGCAGGGCTTGGGGAGGCTGTATACACACAACCTTCTCTTTCTAATAAGTTACAAATGACCATTGTTTACAAACACCATTAACTTCACAAAAATAAGACgtgcacatgatttaacgaGTCATTTTACAATAGTCTATTTTATTCTCAAACCAAAGAACTACAAATCTTTGGGTccattaaaaaatagaaaaaatttggTAATTACGCAAATGCAAAAATATACTATCCTCATTATTTTAATACCTATTCTCCCAAAATGCTCTTACATAATAGTGAGAAGTGTAGCTATTAAAAAAACTACGGCAGCATTTGAGAGAATGGGTCTTGTCTCAGTGTGAGCAAGTGTCACTTCCTCGAGTAAGGTTCTGGATTCGATTCTCACTTGGTCCCACCTAGCTTACCCCTTCCCTCAGCCTAGCTTTTAATAAGTTTGTGTGTGAAGTAATCTTGAAACTTGTTTGAGGGAATCAGCGAATCATTATTTTAGACAGGTGCACAAACTGAAGATAGTGAAAGTATTTTGTCTTCTTTCAACATATCTGAAGTGGGTGACCGGTGATAGTAAGGCAAATGCAGACAAATAGGGAAAGGTCGACAAGAAGAGAGAGGAAAGGGAGGAGTGAAGGGTGAAACCAACAAAACCTGCAAAAGCAACTTCCAACCAAGTTCTTTCAGCTGATTATTTCTGTCTAATTCTAGCATGGCACACATGGCAACATCAGCAGCACTTCCCTgcataaataatttgaaaagtTTCCGAACATAAGGTCGTAAAGCAAGAGCATATGAGAATCAAAGGTAAGAAAGGAAGGGGTAAATAGAGACCTGCACAGGCGTGTTGATAGCAGCTCGCTCAATATGACTTTTTTGAGGTTTAGAAGCTTCTGCCATTGAAGGGAAACGACGAGCTCTCCCGAGTAGGGTGTGAACACAACCATGTTTTGCAGCTTCTTTTTTTCGTGCTTCTTGCCATCTCAGAACCTCCTGGCGTTCTTTATACCATAAATCAACAGTTTCCTTAGCTTCTGCGACAGAAACCTAAAGCAGAAAAGCACAATATACTAAACAGTAAACATACGACAGTTTCAAAATCAGCAACACGCCGTTTAAACCAAAACTCAGTTAGTCACCTGCTACAGGAAAAAGAACATTAACATACTCGGTAGCTACAAACAATTTAGCAGGAAGAGAAGAAACCTTCCAGTCTTTAGCAAGTCCAATGGGAGTTTTCCCATAAGCAATGGAAAAATTGAGCATCTTTGCTTTCCTTCTTTCTGAGCCAAAAGCATCCTGCAATTTGcaaattggagattttataAGAAATCAAGTTTAACGGAATCATAAAATTGGAAAATTACCTAGAAATGAAAAGGTCCCTTATTTCCATTGAGCCAAAGATTAATGACTTCTAATCGTGAGACGGCTTAATATGGGCAACCCCAATCCcaatatttagttttaaaaagaaatcggaaaaaagaaaatagtttttcatttacttaattaattatgtaaaaaaacattaaatggGTTGCTTGCATGgacccgtctcatggtgagacggtctcatacaagacctgcagttatgtgaagttgcaaatgatgtATGCTACCAAGGGTCAACTGAAAACAACCTTTATGTTATCTCTAATAAGGGAAAGGCGTACATTTGACCCTCCAAATATTTGTAAAACAAGCATTTAGGTAACAGAATGTTATTGTAACTAGAAACAAAAAGAATAGTGACTTGCAAAACAGAACACCAAAATTAAAAGCAACTCAACATGCAAGTAacttgtaataaaaaaattctactCGCACCCTATCTTACACGGCCATGTCATTTCCAAATCCACATGTCTCACGGCTGTTCAAATGAATCATTCTAGCTCGTCCATCACATATCAAACCCTCTATTACAATTTGCATTACAAAGATAAGAGTCAATATTTTTGTGTACCTTAAGTAGAGGAACAGGAGGCTTTTCTTGACCAGGTTGAGGATGCCATTCAAGAAATACTTCTTCTCGTTGAACCGCTTCCCGAATATATGGATACATATTCATGGCTGTTCTTGAATGGAAATCTCCACCAGCTTCAAATGCTTCTTTCATACTCTTACAGTCCGCAAGATGTGCAAGAATCCTAAGTTCAAGCTACAATAAGGGTATAACAATTAAATCTATATCATAATTAGGAACTTTTTTAATAGTGTATATAGATAAGTGAAGCATTAAAAGGCAGTAGACCAACCTGCCCATAATCAGCAACAATAAGTGAGTTTCCAGGGGCAGCAACAAATGCTTGGCGAATTTTGTATCGGTCTTTCTCTAAAGCAGGTTGATTCTGATGGGTGGCAGAAAAATGTATCGGTATTCCAAAACAcataatttaaaagtttagcTTATGTGGTATTGTACAATCACTCCTAGCAATGTATGAAAACAGAATGGCATAAATTACATAACAAAGCTAAACTTACAGAGCATGAATGTAATATTTATGCACTATGTATCTctgtaaattcaaaaaaaaaatgttcgcAGTTATACTTATGCTCAAAGCTGTTATCTCAGAAAAATAAGTACCTGTAAGTTTGGTCTCCTAGCAGACAAGCGGCCAGTTTCTGTATTTATGTTTAATGAGCAATGAATACGCTTGTTTCTCCCAGACACATGACTTCCCTGAGATATATAGCACAAACGTTCAGATTTAGCTTCCAGATCTTGAGTTTAAACTGGCCCAAAGATCGGAATGTTTTAACTCCAACCAAGCATATCCAACCCTTTATTGTGATGCATTAGAAGGCAAAAAGGAAGATTTTATTGTATGCGTGTTCTTCTAGATCTCGCTTGTGCTATAACCTCGTTTTGCGCTAGGAACTGGCCTAGAATGATAGTTGGTGCTATAACCTCGTTTTGAGCAAGCTTTCAAATGTGATGATTTCTTCACTTACAATCTAACGTTATAACCTCGTTTCAGTTTCTTTTTTACTGCTTCAATAGAATTTGTCCTTCCCAGCCCTCTACTCGAATACCCTTCTACATAAGCGTCAAGTCCATGTTTATGTGTGCACACTCTCAGTGTGTATGAGTAAGCTGTTAGTAGACACTTGACCCTCACACAAACGCATCAATCATGACTGATGATAGTAAGCATGACCCATGAAGGTTTCTAACAAGTAAAAAGTGAAGGGCATAGTTCAAACTGGTGAACATGGATACCAACACCATGAATCAACATCAAGACTTACAAGAGCCCAACGATGAACTAAGATTTAAGCACAAATGGAGGCCTTATGGGATCTGACAAGATATTTAAGCATTGTTTGTATTTTCTTTTAGCATGACTacatataatcatatatatatgtatgtatgtatcgtatatatacacacatacaaaTGTATATATACGCAAGCCTGCACGCataaacacaaaacacacatgCATGAAAAGTTGAGGGGGGAGTATTTACCTGTAAAGGAAGAATGAAGTTTGATATCAATGAATCAATAGAGCAAATTTCAATCAAGGCAGCAATAGCATGACAGGCCTCCATCCCTTCTTTTCCTCTTCCAAAAGCATCATAAGCTGTTCCGTAAGCAGAAAGGTCGACGTCTTTTTTTCCCGGGTTATGTGATTCATCAACCAGAGGATCTTCAAAGGCATCACCTGCAAAATCATATTCTGCAGATACTTTCCCAGCAATAGCTTTTAAGGCATCTCCGCTCACCGATGGCCAACCACTCGGGGCAAAAAAGTCAGTTTGTATACTATCACCAATTTTATGCAACGTAATGTCACGAAACTTTTTTGCAGTCTTCTTTCCTTCTTCAATAACGTTATCAATATTTGGGATCTTAAACTTTCTCTCAGTTGGGAGACATTCGTTATGGTTTTTCCTgtaacaattgaaaaaaaaaagctgaTGTCAACAAAGATAACAGAAAGGCTCTAAATCCTTTGTCTTTGCAAAaatctattttttatcatcttaaaTAAGCCACGATATATAGAGTCGGGgacataaacaaaaaataaatgtaagatATCATCGGTAACAATTCATTTGTTGCCAATAATGAATAACTTCCATAAAATAATCAACCTCACATAAAACCAAACTGGTTCTCAAAAGCATATGCGATGCTAATCAATCACTCGTTCACAGGACTTCGTGGTGTGGCTCATTAGCTTATTTCCCGTATGCATCCCTTTttctttgagtttttttttttaaaaaaataggtaCTATATCTTTTAATTTATCCTCACATCTTGTTTGTTCTCCAAAGAGGTACGTTTATCAATTCATTCCAATTTCCAACTTGCCTAAACATTTCCGGGCCCCAAATTGAACAGGAATACCATCTAACTATCAAAAAACACAAtgttatttcattttctttaaaacTATCCAGACAGACATAGCAAGAATGGTTCGACCCAAGTTCTGGGCAACACTGAACTAGACAATTCaactaaatcaaaatttctGATCTGCATTAATCAAGCCTAGGATCCTCCAACTTTCTTCCACAAAAATTAAACtccaaaaaatgaaattatgCGAAAGGAAAAGTTTTTAAAGCTGAATCACGCGTTCCGGAATCCTCTAACTTGCTAAGTAGTCCAATCAAATCAATAACGATAGACGATTTCCCAGGATGGATGAAAAGGCACAGATTGTCAAAAGGGAGCATTGAAATGAATAATATGAAGTAGAATAGAATTGGTAGTGTTACTCTTATACTGATAGGTTCTCCACTCCCACATCATTAACATTTTGAAATAACAACACCAACAATTGTGTGTCAccaaaaaacattttaaatgtCTAAACAAAAGGCAAACGAGATAAGGCACCCAATCCaacatataaaaaattgatGGGATTGACGAGAAAAAAATTCATGGCATTCAAGGGATAAAATGTTTTCTGCAAAAAATTTAAAGGACACAACAAGAGATGATGATGGaattaaaacaacaaatacCTGTTGCATATGCCACCAAAAAGAAGTGTTCTCAATTGTGTGTCACTTCCTACATTCATATACATAGCATCACTGCAGTATTTAGAAGCCCAATTTCGAAAACGATCAGCAGCAACTTCTTGCTGGACGATAGCCACTTTCTCCACTTCCGAGAGATATGCTCGGTCAACTAGCATACCTTCAGTTTCCATTTGCACAAGAAGTTCACCAAATGGCTTCCAATAGTTCTCATAGAAACCAAGCATATTTCCCATACATTTACCATCCATTATCCATAGCATTTTTGATAACTTTGACTTCAGGCTCTCATAAAGCTTCAAAGTACTGATGGAATCTAATGAAGAATAGCATATCCATGGTTGCCTTTCTTCTCTTTGCAGCTCCTCAACTGAAGGAAGAGTGATGGTTTTCCCCAAAGAaccatctttttttatttttctcttgcCAAAAATGGTTTTCATTGAAACTTTTCCCATTAGATCTTCATTTAGGGACACCTTATTCTCAGACATGACATTGGGATTACTTGTTAGTGCCTCAAGGGAGTACCCACCATCAGTCCGTCTTGAAGAATCCCACAATCGAGCCATGTGCATTGTATCAGCATGGAATCCAGAAAGCTTAATCCCATAGTTCTCTATAACATGGCAATCAAAGCTGTAATTGTGCCACACCTACATAATGAAACCAAAAACCAATCATAGACAGCAACAAGTCTGAATATCCAAGCAAGGTAGTTACTATCATAATCTAATGGTTGAACTAGAAAGAAACATTATTACATTTTATATGTAGTAAGGTCGGTGATGAGTGCTATTTTATAGCACTTTTGTGTGACTTTTAATTCAATGCAGGTTTAGAGGTGCTTGCTCTATGTAAATGTGATATTTTGAGCTAAGGATGCGTTTAGAGCAAAAATGTCGACTCCTTGCAGTTTGCTATGTACTAAAGACATGAAATTATTTTGGGGCCTTATCGTGAGGTTGAGTTGATAGAGAAGATCAAGATAAAGAAAATGAACAAAAGCCATATCAAGTTGTCACGACTCATAGGAGCACAAGAAAGTCTCCTTAGAGCTCAAGAGAAGACACCTCGAGCCCTGTAGTTGAGGGGCCCACCATGGGTGTTGCCTTGTTCAACAACTATAGTCTAGAGCACTATAGTTAGTCTAGAACTACTACAATTGCATACCACCATTCATTTAAAAACTGGAATGTTCCTGTAGAAACATTCAATATCAATCATATTTTGACAGGCATTGGTGACGGACAGAGGCATATACTTGTATTCATTTGACATTATTTGCTTCAAACCTGAATAAGTATAAAGTATGCAACTGAGCACACTTTTCAAAATTGATCCTTGGTGCCAAATTTGTCAGATTTTTTTAAGTAATATATCACCCAAAGTATTGATCCAAAATACTTAAAGATAACTCACCTTTTTTATCGATGAGTCTTCAAAGAATGGAGCAAATTCAGCCAATATATCCTTGCCACCACCATCTAGAACGTCTACCCATATACAATTTTTCCC
Proteins encoded in this region:
- the LOC130826144 gene encoding DNA polymerase I A, chloroplastic/mitochondrial-like isoform X4, which gives rise to MLSLLKLLIILPFYGFVLIIALLRGLFHFILVSSVPAENVYREDMRHRPIQYKRSEDDEILTVMELKHPESMFSTGPYANSIKTNGMTLRPRKYEESSQPTMVRLPDKALWIQQTLSVKNSKMMYRQSAKEPEVSSSKDTLENCDQNSVGESINASSGFTGISSTTASHCFAASAVDVEDHFDQTNEEIGEELHESDDVSRKAPCANGLSTKNDLSNINLSDEWSNVTLKSALDDNQLLRESKTALSANGLSSVKELDVLQETDDLNENSVLLDLNDSQSDEQQALQRRLCCIFDEVLVVDNVLAARKVVHLLTHEHRHRVHACDTEVSTIDVKLETPVDHGQIICFSIYSGKDVDYGNGKNCIWVDVLDGGGKDILAEFAPFFEDSSIKKVWHNYSFDCHVIENYGIKLSGFHADTMHMARLWDSSRRTDGGYSLEALTSNPNVMSENKVSLNEDLMGKVSMKTIFGKRKIKKDGSLGKTITLPSVEELQREERQPWICYSSLDSISTLKLYESLKSKLSKMLWIMDGKCMGNMLGFYENYWKPFGELLVQMETEGMLVDRAYLSEVEKVAIVQQEVAADRFRNWASKYCSDAMYMNVGSDTQLRTLLFGGICNRKNHNECLPTERKFKIPNIDNVIEEGKKTAKKFRDITLHKIGDSIQTDFFAPSGWPSVSGDALKAIAGKVSAEYDFAGDAFEDPLVDESHNPGKKDVDLSAYGTAYDAFGRGKEGMEACHAIAALIEICSIDSLISNFILPLQNQPALEKDRYKIRQAFVAAPGNSLIVADYGQLELRILAHLADCKSMKEAFEAGGDFHSRTAMNMYPYIREAVQREEVFLEWHPQPGQEKPPVPLLKDAFGSERRKAKMLNFSIAYGKTPIGLAKDWKVSVAEAKETVDLWYKERQEVLRWQEARKKEAAKHGCVHTLLGRARRFPSMAEASKPQKSHIERAAINTPVQGSAADVAMCAMLELDRNNQLKELGWKLLLQVHDEVILEGPSESAETAKAIVVECMSKPFNGKNILTVELSVDAKCAQNWYAAK
- the LOC130826144 gene encoding DNA polymerase I B, chloroplastic/mitochondrial-like isoform X3; this translates as MTLSANAFSSKASYYPPLLWVCSHHRSPSWVVPFHTRFFRSSRKWEDMRHRPIQYKRSEDDEILTVMELKHPESMFSTGPYANSIKTNGMTLRPRKYEESSQPTMVRLPDKALWIQQTLSVKNSKMMYRQSAKEPEVSSSKDTLENCDQNSVGESINASSGFTGISSTTASHCFAASAVDVEDHFDQTNEEIGEELHESDDVSRKAPCANGLSTKNDLSNINLSDEWSNVTLKSALDDNQLLRESKTALSANGLSSVKELDVLQETDDLNENSVLLDLNDSQSDEQQALQRRLCCIFDEVLVVDNVLAARKVVHLLTHEHRHRVHACDTEVSTIDVKLETPVDHGQIICFSIYSGKDVDYGNGKNCIWVDVLDGGGKDILAEFAPFFEDSSIKKVWHNYSFDCHVIENYGIKLSGFHADTMHMARLWDSSRRTDGGYSLEALTSNPNVMSENKVSLNEDLMGKVSMKTIFGKRKIKKDGSLGKTITLPSVEELQREERQPWICYSSLDSISTLKLYESLKSKLSKMLWIMDGKCMGNMLGFYENYWKPFGELLVQMETEGMLVDRAYLSEVEKVAIVQQEVAADRFRNWASKYCSDAMYMNVGSDTQLRTLLFGGICNRKNHNECLPTERKFKIPNIDNVIEEGKKTAKKFRDITLHKIGDSIQTDFFAPSGWPSVSGDALKAIAGKVSAEYDFAGDAFEDPLVDESHNPGKKDVDLSAYGTAYDAFGRGKEGMEACHAIAALIEICSIDSLISNFILPLQNQPALEKDRYKIRQAFVAAPGNSLIVADYGQLELRILAHLADCKSMKEAFEAGGDFHSRTAMNMYPYIREAVQREEVFLEWHPQPGQEKPPVPLLKDAFGSERRKAKMLNFSIAYGKTPIGLAKDWKVSVAEAKETVDLWYKERQEVLRWQEARKKEAAKHGCVHTLLGRARRFPSMAEASKPQKSHIERAAINTPVQGSAADVAMCAMLELDRNNQLKELGWKLLLQVHDEVILEGPSESAETAKAIVVECMSKPFNGKNILTVELSVDAKCAQNWYAAK